One genomic window of Roseateles sp. DAIF2 includes the following:
- a CDS encoding ABC transporter permease translates to MSSSSPSSPAAAPGALKRFFDGDVWFSFRHSPTAIVAAVIAFICVFCAVFAEFVAPHNPFDLASLELMDARLPPAWIDEGSTKYLLGTDDQGRDILSALMYGARISLFVGLASVLLSMLIGVGLGLLAGFVGGKVDAFIMRICDVMLSFPSILVALLIDGVGRAMFPNAHDTLAFAVLIFAIALTGWVQYARTVRGSTMVERNKEYVQAARVIGVNPLRIMRKHVLPNVLGPVLVLATIQVAAAIITEATLSFLGVGVPPTSPSLGTLIRVGNDFLFSGEWWITIWPGVMLVLIALSVNLLGDWLRDALNPRLR, encoded by the coding sequence ATGAGTAGCAGCAGTCCTTCCAGCCCCGCCGCCGCGCCGGGCGCGCTCAAGCGCTTTTTCGACGGCGATGTCTGGTTCTCCTTCCGCCATTCGCCGACCGCGATCGTTGCGGCGGTGATCGCCTTCATCTGCGTCTTCTGCGCGGTGTTCGCCGAATTCGTCGCGCCGCACAACCCCTTCGACCTGGCCTCGCTGGAGCTGATGGATGCGCGCCTGCCGCCGGCCTGGATCGACGAGGGCTCGACCAAGTACCTGCTCGGCACCGACGACCAGGGACGCGACATCCTGTCGGCGCTGATGTATGGTGCGCGCATCTCGTTGTTCGTCGGCCTGGCCTCGGTGCTGCTGTCGATGCTGATCGGCGTAGGCCTGGGCCTGCTGGCCGGCTTCGTCGGCGGCAAGGTCGATGCCTTCATCATGCGCATCTGCGACGTGATGCTGTCCTTCCCCTCGATCCTGGTCGCGCTGCTGATCGACGGTGTCGGCCGGGCGATGTTTCCGAACGCGCATGACACCCTGGCCTTCGCGGTGCTGATCTTCGCGATCGCGCTGACCGGCTGGGTGCAGTACGCGCGCACGGTGCGCGGCTCGACGATGGTGGAACGCAACAAGGAATATGTGCAGGCCGCGCGCGTGATCGGCGTCAACCCGCTGCGCATCATGCGCAAGCATGTGCTGCCCAATGTGCTGGGGCCGGTGCTGGTGCTGGCGACGATCCAGGTGGCGGCCGCGATCATCACCGAGGCGACCCTGTCCTTCCTGGGTGTTGGCGTACCGCCGACCAGCCCCTCGCTGGGCACCCTGATCCGCGTCGGCAACGACTTCCTGTTCTCCGGCGAATGGTGGATCACGATCTGGCCCGGCGTGATGCTGGTGCTGATCGCGCTGTCGGTGAACCTGCTGGGCGACTGGCTGCGCGACGCGCTCAACCCCCGTCTGCGCTGA